A portion of the Pseudomonas koreensis genome contains these proteins:
- a CDS encoding transporter substrate-binding domain-containing protein — MHRRPSLFKACVFVLAASSSLVGLAQAADSKLDSVLARGKLIVGTGSTNAPWHFQGADGKLQGFDIDIARMVAKGLFNDPNKVEFVVQSSDARIPNLLTDKVDMSCQFITVTASRAQQVAFTLPYYREGVGLLLPNNSKYKEIEDLQAAGDDVTVAVLQNVYAEELVHQALPKAKVDQYDSVDLMYQAVNSGRADAAATDQSSVKYLMVQNPGRYRSPSYAWSPQTYACAVKRGDQDWLNFVNTALHEAMTGVEFPTYAASFKQWFGVDLPSPAIGFPVEFK; from the coding sequence ATGCATCGCCGTCCTTCGTTATTCAAAGCGTGTGTTTTTGTTCTTGCAGCTTCTTCTTCGCTCGTCGGCCTGGCCCAGGCTGCCGACAGCAAGCTCGACAGTGTTCTGGCCCGTGGCAAGTTGATCGTGGGTACCGGCAGCACCAACGCGCCGTGGCACTTTCAGGGTGCGGACGGCAAGTTGCAGGGGTTTGATATCGACATTGCCAGGATGGTGGCCAAGGGCTTGTTCAACGACCCGAACAAAGTTGAGTTCGTGGTGCAGTCGTCCGATGCGCGGATCCCCAACCTGCTGACCGACAAGGTCGACATGAGCTGCCAGTTCATCACCGTCACCGCCAGCCGAGCCCAGCAAGTGGCATTCACTCTGCCGTACTACCGCGAAGGCGTCGGCCTGCTGTTGCCGAACAACAGCAAGTACAAGGAAATCGAAGACCTGCAGGCGGCGGGCGATGACGTCACCGTGGCGGTGCTGCAGAACGTGTACGCCGAAGAATTGGTGCATCAGGCATTGCCCAAGGCCAAGGTCGATCAGTACGACAGTGTTGACCTGATGTATCAGGCGGTGAATTCCGGCCGCGCCGATGCCGCCGCCACCGATCAGTCGTCGGTCAAATACCTGATGGTGCAGAACCCCGGCCGCTACCGCAGCCCGAGCTATGCCTGGAGTCCGCAGACTTACGCCTGCGCAGTCAAACGTGGCGATCAGGACTGGCTGAACTTCGTCAACACCGCGCTGCATGAAGCCATGACCGGTGTTGAATTCCCGACCTACGCCGCTTCCTTCAAGCAATGGTTCGGCGTGGATCTGCCATCTCCAGCCATCGGTTTCCCAGTCGAATTCAAATGA
- a CDS encoding amino acid ABC transporter permease has protein sequence MNYQLNFAAVWRDFDTLLAGLGLGLQLALLSIAIGCVIGLLMAFALLSKHRALRVLASVYVTVVRNTPILVLILLIYFALPSLGIRLDKIPSFIITLSLYAGAYLTEVFRGGLLSIPKGQREAGLAIGLGEWQVKAYVTVPVMLRNVLPALSNNFISLFKDTSLAAAIAVPELTYYARKINVESYRVIETWLVTTALYVAACYLIAMLLRYLEQRLAIRR, from the coding sequence ATGAATTATCAGTTGAACTTTGCCGCCGTGTGGCGCGATTTCGACACCTTGCTGGCGGGGCTCGGGCTGGGCTTGCAGTTGGCGCTGTTGTCGATCGCCATCGGCTGCGTGATCGGCCTGCTGATGGCGTTTGCCTTGCTGTCGAAGCATCGCGCCTTGCGGGTGCTGGCCTCGGTGTACGTTACGGTAGTGCGTAACACGCCGATCCTGGTGTTGATTCTGTTGATCTACTTTGCACTGCCAAGCCTGGGGATTCGTCTGGACAAGATCCCCTCGTTCATCATCACGCTCTCGTTGTATGCCGGTGCGTACCTGACCGAAGTGTTCCGTGGCGGCTTGCTGAGCATCCCCAAAGGGCAGCGCGAAGCCGGGCTGGCGATCGGTCTTGGCGAGTGGCAGGTCAAGGCCTACGTCACCGTGCCCGTGATGCTGCGCAACGTCTTGCCAGCCTTGTCGAACAACTTCATTTCGCTGTTCAAGGACACTTCGCTGGCCGCTGCGATTGCAGTGCCGGAGCTGACTTATTACGCGCGCAAGATCAACGTCGAAAGCTACCGGGTGATCGAAACCTGGCTGGTGACCACGGCGTTGTATGTCGCGGCCTGTTACCTCATTGCCATGTTGCTGCGTTATCTCGAGCAGCGTCTGGCGATCCGCCGATAG
- a CDS encoding amino acid ABC transporter permease, whose amino-acid sequence MYQSPSWLHELWLAREPLWQGFLISVQVSALAIVLGTMLGVVAGLVLTYGKFWMRAPFRVYVDLIRGTPVFVLVLACFYMAPALGWQISAFQAGALGLTLFCGSHVAEIVRGALQALPCGQMEAGKAIGLTFYQSLGYVLLPQALRQILPTWVNSSTEIVKASTLLSVIGVAELLLSTQQIIARNFMTLEFYLFAGFLFFVINYGIELLGRHIEKRVALP is encoded by the coding sequence ATGTATCAATCTCCCAGTTGGTTGCATGAATTGTGGCTCGCCCGCGAGCCGTTGTGGCAGGGCTTTCTGATCAGTGTGCAAGTCTCGGCGCTGGCCATTGTGCTGGGCACCATGCTCGGTGTGGTTGCCGGTCTGGTACTGACTTACGGCAAATTCTGGATGCGCGCGCCGTTCCGCGTTTACGTCGATCTGATTCGCGGCACGCCAGTGTTTGTACTGGTGCTGGCCTGCTTTTACATGGCGCCGGCGCTCGGTTGGCAGATCAGCGCGTTTCAGGCCGGTGCCCTCGGCCTCACGCTGTTCTGCGGCTCGCACGTCGCCGAAATCGTCCGTGGCGCGCTGCAAGCCCTGCCGTGTGGGCAGATGGAGGCGGGCAAAGCCATCGGCCTGACGTTCTACCAATCCCTCGGCTACGTCCTGTTGCCTCAGGCGCTGCGGCAGATCCTGCCAACCTGGGTCAACTCGTCCACCGAAATCGTCAAAGCCTCGACTTTGCTTTCGGTGATCGGCGTCGCCGAACTGCTGCTCAGCACGCAACAGATCATCGCCCGGAACTTCATGACCCTGGAGTTCTACCTGTTCGCCGGTTTTCTGTTCTTCGTCATCAACTACGGCATCGAATTACTCGGCCGGCACATTGAAAAGCGGGTGGCCCTGCCATGA
- a CDS encoding amino acid ABC transporter ATP-binding protein: protein MTQAQVASQDQALLDIRGLHKQYGAVEVLKGVDLSMQRGNVVTLIGSSGSGKTTLLRCVNMLEEFQGGQILLDGESIGYAEVNGKRVRHPEKVIARHRAMTGMAFQQFNLFPHLTALQNVTLGLLKVKKMPKDEAVVLAEKWLERVGLLERRNHFPGQLSGGQQQRVAIARAIAMNPSLMLFDEVTSALDPELVGEVLNVIKGLAEDGMTMLLVTHEMRFAFEVSDKIVFMNQGRIEEQGPPKELFERPQSPRLAEFLKSTRF from the coding sequence ATGACTCAAGCTCAAGTTGCTTCACAGGATCAGGCGCTGCTGGACATTCGCGGCCTGCACAAACAGTACGGCGCGGTGGAAGTGCTCAAGGGTGTCGACCTGAGCATGCAGCGCGGCAACGTCGTCACCCTGATCGGTTCCAGCGGTTCGGGTAAAACTACGTTGCTGCGGTGCGTGAACATGCTCGAAGAATTCCAGGGCGGGCAGATCCTGCTCGACGGCGAATCCATCGGCTACGCCGAGGTCAACGGCAAACGCGTGCGGCACCCTGAAAAAGTGATTGCCCGCCATCGCGCGATGACCGGCATGGCCTTCCAGCAGTTCAACCTGTTTCCGCACCTGACCGCGTTGCAGAACGTCACGTTGGGCCTGCTCAAGGTGAAGAAAATGCCCAAGGACGAAGCCGTGGTACTCGCTGAAAAATGGCTGGAGCGCGTCGGGCTGCTGGAGCGGCGCAATCACTTTCCCGGTCAGTTGTCCGGTGGTCAGCAACAGCGCGTGGCGATTGCCCGGGCGATTGCGATGAACCCGAGCCTGATGCTCTTCGACGAAGTCACCTCGGCACTCGATCCGGAACTGGTCGGCGAAGTGCTCAACGTGATCAAGGGCCTGGCCGAAGACGGCATGACCATGTTGCTGGTCACCCATGAAATGCGTTTTGCCTTCGAGGTCTCGGACAAGATCGTTTTCATGAATCAGGGGCGGATCGAAGAGCAGGGGCCTCCCAAGGAACTGTTCGAACGCCCGCAATCGCCGCGTCTGGCTGAATTTCTCAAGAGCACGCGGTTTTGA
- a CDS encoding RidA family protein encodes MSITRYGTGSTAAGGQPRPFARAVEADGWLHVSGQVPAVDGEIIVGGIVEQTHQTMKNLIAILEEAGYGLEDVVRAGVWLDDPRDFSSFNKVFAEYFKPEHAPARACVQASMMVDCKVEIDCIAYKKKA; translated from the coding sequence ATGAGCATTACGCGTTACGGCACCGGCAGCACCGCCGCCGGCGGCCAGCCTCGTCCATTTGCCCGCGCTGTTGAAGCGGATGGCTGGCTGCATGTGTCCGGCCAGGTACCGGCGGTGGATGGCGAGATTATCGTTGGCGGCATCGTCGAGCAGACCCACCAGACCATGAAGAACCTGATCGCGATTCTCGAAGAGGCCGGTTATGGCCTTGAGGACGTGGTCCGTGCCGGTGTGTGGCTGGATGATCCACGGGATTTCAGCAGCTTCAACAAAGTTTTCGCCGAGTATTTCAAACCCGAACACGCCCCGGCCCGGGCGTGTGTGCAGGCGAGCATGATGGTGGATTGCAAGGTTGAGATTGACTGCATCGCGTACAAGAAGAAGGCTTGA
- a CDS encoding IclR family transcriptional regulator yields the protein MTEDTIKRRARGLDRAFDILDFLKEIGQPLRPNDIANGIGSPKSTVYELVASLLERRILEPVGKDGYVYLGRQLYFLGQAHLRHFDLSREADQALQEIVSQTRETAQMCLLNGRKYTVALMKEGERHFRISSDIGENAPIPWTASGRLLLAHLSDQQIMDLIDEDDYILPDGERLPLERFLAEIRQAGIDGFFSFDSVADTFTHCFAAPVKDPQGVAICTLCIVAPRADAKNNYNDYRRVLIESANSLARRINE from the coding sequence ATGACCGAAGACACCATCAAACGCCGGGCACGCGGTCTGGACCGGGCGTTCGATATCCTCGATTTTCTCAAGGAAATCGGCCAGCCCCTGCGCCCCAACGACATCGCCAACGGCATCGGCAGTCCGAAATCCACGGTCTACGAACTGGTCGCCTCCTTGCTGGAACGGCGGATTCTGGAGCCGGTGGGCAAGGACGGCTACGTCTATCTGGGCCGCCAGTTGTACTTCCTCGGTCAGGCCCATCTGCGTCATTTCGATCTCAGCCGCGAGGCCGATCAGGCCTTGCAGGAGATCGTCAGCCAGACCCGCGAAACCGCACAGATGTGCCTGCTCAACGGGCGTAAATACACGGTGGCGTTGATGAAGGAGGGTGAGCGGCATTTCCGCATCTCCTCCGACATCGGTGAGAACGCGCCGATCCCGTGGACCGCCTCCGGGCGCCTGCTGCTCGCGCATTTGAGCGATCAGCAGATCATGGACCTGATCGACGAGGACGACTACATCCTGCCCGACGGCGAGCGCCTGCCACTGGAACGCTTTCTGGCAGAGATTCGTCAGGCCGGCATCGATGGCTTCTTCTCCTTCGACAGCGTCGCCGACACCTTCACCCATTGCTTCGCCGCGCCGGTCAAAGATCCGCAGGGCGTGGCGATTTGTACCCTGTGCATCGTCGCCCCGCGCGCCGATGCAAAGAACAATTACAACGACTATCGCCGGGTGTTGATCGAGAGCGCCAACAGCCTCGCCCGGCGTATCAACGAATAA
- a CDS encoding amino acid deaminase: MTTAINPAVEKGDAAIGAQLTRDVSLPALVLHREALEHNIRWMQKFVSDSGAELAPHGKTSMTPALFKRQLDAGAWGITLASATQTRAAYAHGVRRVLMANQLVGTPNMALIANLLADPTFDFYCMVDHPDNVADLGAYFASRGVRLNVMIEYGVVGGRCGCRSEQEVIELAKAIDAQPALALTGIEGYEGVIHGDHAVSGIREFAASLVRLAVQLQDSGAFAIAKPIITASGSAWYDLIAESFETQNAAGRFLSVLRPGSYVAHDHGIYKEAQCCVLERRSDLHEGLRPALEVWAHVQSLPEPGFAVIALGKRDVAFDAGLPVPLLRYKAGVVPAVGDDVGACEVTAVMDQHAFMTVAPGVELRVGDIISFGTSHPCLTFDKWRVGLLVDEQLAVIETMETCF, from the coding sequence ATGACGACTGCCATCAATCCTGCTGTGGAAAAGGGCGATGCCGCCATCGGCGCGCAACTGACCCGCGACGTCAGCCTGCCGGCGCTGGTGCTGCACCGCGAGGCGCTGGAACACAACATTCGCTGGATGCAGAAATTTGTCAGCGACAGCGGCGCAGAACTGGCGCCCCACGGCAAAACCAGCATGACCCCAGCGTTGTTCAAACGACAGCTCGACGCGGGCGCCTGGGGTATCACTCTCGCCAGCGCCACCCAGACCCGCGCCGCTTACGCTCACGGCGTGCGCCGGGTGTTGATGGCCAATCAACTGGTCGGCACGCCGAACATGGCGTTGATTGCCAATCTGCTCGCCGATCCGACGTTCGATTTCTATTGCATGGTCGATCACCCGGACAACGTCGCCGACCTCGGGGCTTACTTCGCGTCCCGTGGGGTCAGGCTCAACGTGATGATCGAATACGGCGTGGTCGGCGGGCGCTGCGGGTGCCGCAGCGAGCAGGAAGTCATCGAGCTGGCCAAGGCCATCGATGCGCAACCGGCACTGGCCCTGACCGGTATCGAAGGTTATGAGGGCGTGATCCACGGCGATCACGCGGTCAGCGGCATTCGCGAGTTTGCCGCGTCGCTTGTGCGTCTGGCGGTGCAATTGCAAGACAGCGGCGCGTTCGCCATTGCTAAGCCGATCATCACTGCGTCGGGTTCGGCGTGGTACGACCTGATTGCCGAATCCTTCGAAACGCAGAACGCCGCTGGCCGTTTCCTCAGCGTGTTGCGCCCGGGCAGTTACGTGGCTCATGACCATGGCATTTACAAAGAAGCGCAATGCTGCGTGCTCGAGCGTCGCAGCGATCTGCACGAGGGCCTGCGCCCGGCGCTGGAAGTCTGGGCTCACGTGCAGTCGTTGCCGGAGCCGGGTTTTGCGGTGATCGCCCTGGGCAAGCGCGACGTCGCCTTCGACGCCGGTTTGCCGGTGCCGCTGTTGCGCTACAAGGCCGGCGTGGTGCCGGCGGTGGGGGATGATGTCGGTGCATGCGAGGTCACGGCGGTGATGGATCAGCATGCATTCATGACCGTGGCGCCGGGCGTTGAATTGCGCGTCGGCGACATCATTTCCTTTGGTACTTCGCATCCGTGCCTGACCTTTGACAAATGGCGGGTGGGGCTGCTGGTGGATGAGCAGTTGGCGGTCATCGAGACCATGGAAACTTGCTTCTAA
- a CDS encoding sugar kinase produces MKILRNTPRIALIGECMIELQQRADGSLQQSFGGDTLNTAVYLSRAMADKAQVDYVTALGDDSFSDAMCKIWRSEGIGLDLVQRLPGRLPGLYCIQTDANGERRFLYWRNEAAVRDCFTTPAAEPILAALPDYDVLYFSGITLAVLGMQGRARLIKTLSEARQRDARIVFDNNYRPRLWASVEEARAAYRSVLPYVDLALLTVDDEQALYGFADAQEVFAAYAQFGTPEVVLKRGAEACLIRCQGEAFEVPAHKVDKVVDTTAAGDSFSAAYLARRLLGGSPAEAAQAGHELASRVIQVPGALIPRN; encoded by the coding sequence ATGAAAATCCTCCGCAACACCCCGCGCATCGCCCTCATCGGCGAATGCATGATCGAACTGCAGCAACGCGCCGATGGCAGTCTGCAGCAAAGCTTCGGTGGCGATACCCTCAATACCGCGGTGTACCTGTCCCGTGCGATGGCCGACAAGGCGCAGGTCGATTACGTCACGGCGCTGGGCGATGACAGTTTCAGCGACGCCATGTGCAAGATCTGGCGCAGCGAAGGCATCGGCCTTGATCTTGTGCAGCGCTTGCCCGGACGACTGCCCGGTTTGTACTGCATCCAGACCGACGCAAACGGCGAACGTCGCTTTCTGTACTGGCGTAACGAAGCGGCCGTGCGCGATTGCTTTACGACCCCTGCGGCCGAGCCAATCCTCGCGGCACTGCCGGATTACGACGTGCTGTATTTCAGCGGCATCACCCTCGCCGTACTCGGCATGCAAGGCCGCGCCCGCCTGATCAAGACGTTGAGCGAAGCCCGGCAGCGTGATGCGCGCATCGTCTTCGACAACAACTACCGCCCACGCCTGTGGGCTTCGGTCGAAGAAGCGCGCGCGGCGTATCGCAGTGTGTTGCCGTATGTCGATCTGGCGTTGTTGACGGTGGATGACGAACAGGCGCTGTACGGCTTTGCCGATGCGCAAGAAGTATTTGCCGCTTACGCGCAGTTCGGCACGCCGGAAGTGGTGCTCAAACGCGGCGCCGAGGCGTGTCTGATTCGGTGTCAGGGAGAGGCGTTTGAAGTGCCGGCGCACAAGGTCGACAAGGTAGTCGACACCACGGCGGCGGGGGATTCGTTCAGCGCGGCGTACCTGGCCAGACGATTGCTCGGCGGCAGTCCGGCAGAGGCGGCGCAGGCGGGGCATGAGTTGGCGAGTCGCGTGATACAGGTGCCTGGAGCACTGATCCCCCGAAATTGA
- a CDS encoding peptidylprolyl isomerase gives MKAQARHILVKTAEEAEQLKQRIAKGEAFDVLAKKFSTCPSGKRGGDLGEVRPGQMVGAIDAVIFKKPLRTVHGPIKSKFGYHLVQVFYRD, from the coding sequence ATGAAAGCCCAAGCCCGCCACATTCTGGTGAAAACCGCCGAAGAGGCCGAACAACTCAAACAGCGCATCGCCAAGGGCGAAGCGTTCGATGTGCTGGCGAAGAAGTTCTCGACCTGCCCGTCCGGCAAGCGCGGCGGAGACCTGGGTGAGGTGCGGCCGGGGCAAATGGTCGGTGCAATTGATGCGGTAATTTTCAAGAAACCGCTGCGGACCGTGCACGGGCCGATCAAGAGCAAGTTTGGTTATCACCTGGTGCAGGTGTTTTACCGGGATTGA
- a CDS encoding PAS domain-containing hybrid sensor histidine kinase/response regulator has translation MNAVPTPDDTQALIARTDWSRSPLGAAGTWPQSLRTAVDIVIHSPMPMLLLWGPELTQIYNNGFALLAGSKHPEAFGQPTHKVWPEVRGFSEPIYQAVLQGQVRSFSEQRFSVQRDGKKTDFWLDLTYSPIRDETAQVAGILITAIETNERRRIALELQRRSEESLKAQRQSEERLQLALAATDAVGTWDWDIGEDRFIADAHFAELHGVDPARAGQLPISDYLHGVHPEDRAMVARGIKHCITHGTEYAEEYRLLQADGQVRWVFARGRCYKDHHGRPMRFLGAALDLTERKHTEQALRQSQTELQLIINAMPILISYVDAEERFRLNNAAYLDWYGLTPQELYGRTIREVIGEEAYFLRAPYIAEALAGRSCSFSLYTPHRDGSTRHALMNYLPRHGADGAVNGFYIFVIDETERKKTEEALRNLNETLEERVSARTEQLAQANQRLQNEMFERERAEDALRHAQKMEAVGQLTGGIAHDFNNMLTGIIGSLDLMQRYIANGRAEEIGRFAEAAVSSANRAAALTHRLLAFSRRQSLDRKQLNVNELVHSLEDLIRRTKGDPIDLQLRLPDDLWPVSTDVSQLENALLNLVINARDAMPEGGVLLIQTANVYLDSSEVTILEPVKAGEYVMLAVSDNGTGMTPSIRSKAFDPFFTTKPIGQGTGLGLSMIYGFAQQSGGHVSLDSVPGQGTCVRLYLPRLLEPTPETSSVEKAEPIAASSSGETAIVVEDDPAVRMLVLDLLKELGYNTFEAENAKTALPVLESVQRVDLLVTDVGLPGMNGRQLAEIARQHRPGLKVLFMTGYAQIAAERQGFLEEGMDMVAKPFVLEVLASKIRKLINPIS, from the coding sequence ATGAACGCTGTACCCACCCCCGATGACACCCAGGCCCTGATTGCCCGCACCGACTGGAGCCGCAGCCCGCTGGGCGCTGCCGGCACCTGGCCGCAGAGCCTGCGCACCGCAGTGGATATCGTGATTCATTCGCCGATGCCGATGCTGCTGTTATGGGGCCCTGAGCTGACGCAGATCTACAACAATGGTTTCGCCCTGCTCGCTGGCAGCAAGCATCCGGAGGCATTCGGACAGCCGACGCATAAGGTCTGGCCGGAAGTGCGGGGTTTTTCCGAACCGATTTACCAGGCGGTGCTGCAGGGGCAGGTCCGCAGCTTCAGCGAGCAGCGTTTCAGCGTACAACGTGACGGCAAGAAAACCGATTTCTGGCTGGATCTGACCTATAGCCCGATTCGCGATGAAACCGCACAGGTGGCGGGAATTCTGATTACCGCCATCGAAACCAACGAACGCCGACGCATTGCCCTGGAATTGCAACGCCGCTCCGAGGAAAGTCTCAAGGCCCAGCGCCAGTCCGAAGAGCGTCTGCAACTGGCCCTCGCCGCGACCGACGCAGTCGGCACCTGGGACTGGGACATCGGCGAAGACCGTTTTATCGCCGATGCGCATTTCGCCGAATTGCACGGTGTCGATCCCGCCAGGGCCGGCCAGTTACCGATCAGCGACTACCTGCACGGTGTGCACCCCGAAGACCGCGCCATGGTGGCGCGCGGGATCAAGCACTGCATCACCCACGGCACCGAATACGCCGAGGAATACCGTTTGTTGCAAGCCGATGGCCAGGTTCGCTGGGTTTTTGCCCGGGGTCGTTGCTACAAGGATCACCACGGACGCCCCATGCGTTTTCTCGGCGCCGCGCTGGATCTGACCGAGCGTAAACACACGGAACAGGCGTTACGGCAGAGCCAGACCGAATTGCAGTTGATCATCAACGCCATGCCGATTCTGATCAGCTATGTCGACGCCGAAGAACGGTTCCGCTTGAACAACGCGGCTTATCTCGACTGGTACGGCCTTACGCCGCAGGAGTTGTACGGGCGCACGATTCGTGAAGTCATTGGCGAAGAAGCGTACTTCCTGCGCGCACCGTATATCGCCGAGGCACTGGCCGGGCGTTCCTGTTCGTTCAGCCTGTACACGCCGCACCGCGACGGCAGCACCCGTCACGCTTTGATGAATTATCTGCCGCGTCATGGCGCGGATGGCGCAGTGAACGGCTTCTACATCTTCGTAATCGACGAAACCGAGCGCAAGAAAACCGAAGAAGCCCTGCGCAATCTCAACGAAACCCTGGAAGAACGCGTCAGCGCGCGCACCGAGCAACTGGCCCAGGCCAACCAGCGCTTGCAGAACGAGATGTTCGAACGCGAGCGCGCCGAAGACGCCCTGCGCCATGCGCAGAAAATGGAAGCGGTCGGCCAGCTCACCGGTGGCATCGCCCATGACTTCAACAACATGCTCACCGGCATCATCGGCAGTCTCGACCTTATGCAGCGCTACATCGCCAACGGTCGCGCCGAGGAAATCGGTCGTTTTGCCGAAGCGGCGGTGTCATCGGCCAATCGCGCGGCGGCGCTGACCCATCGCTTGCTGGCGTTCTCGCGGCGCCAGTCGCTGGATCGCAAACAACTGAACGTCAACGAACTGGTGCATTCGCTGGAAGATCTGATCCGTCGCACCAAGGGCGATCCGATCGACCTGCAACTGCGCCTGCCGGACGACCTGTGGCCGGTGAGTACCGACGTCAGTCAGCTGGAAAATGCCTTGCTCAATCTGGTGATCAACGCCCGCGATGCGATGCCGGAGGGCGGCGTATTGCTGATCCAGACTGCCAACGTTTACCTCGACAGCAGCGAGGTCACCATTCTCGAGCCGGTGAAGGCCGGGGAATATGTGATGCTCGCGGTCAGCGACAACGGCACCGGCATGACGCCGTCAATCCGCTCCAAGGCTTTCGATCCGTTCTTCACCACCAAACCCATCGGCCAGGGTACCGGGCTGGGGCTGTCGATGATTTACGGTTTCGCCCAGCAGTCCGGCGGCCACGTCAGCCTCGACAGCGTACCGGGACAAGGCACTTGCGTGCGCCTGTACTTGCCGCGCTTGCTTGAACCGACGCCGGAAACTTCATCTGTGGAGAAAGCCGAACCGATTGCTGCTTCATCTTCGGGCGAAACCGCCATCGTGGTCGAGGATGACCCGGCGGTGCGCATGCTGGTCCTCGATCTGCTCAAGGAACTGGGCTACAACACCTTCGAAGCGGAAAACGCCAAGACCGCCCTGCCCGTGCTCGAGTCCGTGCAACGCGTCGATCTGCTGGTCACAGACGTCGGGCTGCCCGGCATGAACGGTCGTCAGTTGGCAGAGATCGCCCGTCAGCACAGGCCTGGTTTGAAAGTGCTGTTCATGACCGGCTACGCGCAAATTGCTGCCGAACGTCAGGGTTTTCTCGAAGAAGGCATGGACATGGTTGCCAAGCCTTTCGTGCTGGAAGTGCTGGCAAGCAAGATCCGCAAGCTGATTAACCCGATCTCGTGA
- a CDS encoding PilT/PilU family type 4a pilus ATPase produces the protein MEIDALLSILSQKNGSDLFLSTGAAPSARIDGVLRALSDQPFKPGETAAIATSLMDAEQRREFDRDLEMNLAISRTGVGRFRVNIFKQRNDVSIVIRNVKLDIPRFEDLKLPPVLLETVMLKRGLILFVGATSSGKSTSLAALIDHRNRHSAGHIVTIEDPIEYIHRHKRSIVNQREVGVDTRSFHAALKNTLRQAPDVVLIGEIRDRETMEHALAFAETGHLVLSTLHATNANQALDRILNMFPEERRPQLLHTLGNNLKAFISQRLVRTNDGQRRAAVEVLLGTPTVGDLIRRNELGELKSVMEKSEGAGMQTFDSALYRLVVEGAVSVDEAIKYADSVNNLRLRIKLHSDDRVKDNPSGDWGLIE, from the coding sequence ATGGAAATCGATGCACTGTTGTCAATATTGTCGCAAAAAAACGGCTCGGATCTGTTCCTCTCCACCGGCGCAGCGCCGAGCGCGCGCATTGACGGGGTGCTGAGGGCGTTGAGCGATCAGCCATTCAAACCCGGCGAAACCGCGGCCATCGCCACCTCCCTGATGGACGCCGAGCAGCGCCGGGAGTTCGACCGGGATCTGGAAATGAACCTGGCAATCTCCCGAACGGGCGTCGGCCGGTTCCGGGTCAACATTTTCAAGCAGCGTAACGATGTGTCGATTGTCATTCGTAACGTCAAACTCGACATTCCTCGATTCGAAGACCTGAAGCTGCCGCCGGTGCTGCTGGAAACCGTGATGCTCAAACGTGGCCTGATTCTCTTTGTCGGCGCGACCAGTTCCGGCAAATCGACCTCGCTGGCAGCACTGATCGACCACCGCAATCGTCACAGTGCCGGGCACATCGTAACCATCGAAGACCCGATCGAATATATCCACCGGCACAAACGTTCAATCGTTAATCAGCGCGAAGTCGGTGTTGACACGCGCAGCTTTCATGCCGCTCTGAAGAATACTTTGCGCCAGGCCCCGGATGTCGTGTTGATCGGCGAAATCCGTGACCGGGAAACCATGGAGCATGCGTTGGCATTTGCCGAAACCGGGCATCTGGTGTTGTCGACATTGCATGCTACCAATGCCAATCAGGCGCTGGATCGAATCCTCAATATGTTCCCGGAAGAGCGGCGACCGCAGTTGTTGCACACCCTTGGCAATAATCTGAAAGCGTTCATCTCACAGCGCTTGGTGCGCACGAATGACGGGCAGCGCAGGGCTGCTGTCGAGGTGTTGCTAGGCACGCCAACAGTGGGAGACCTGATTCGGCGAAACGAGCTGGGAGAACTTAAAAGCGTCATGGAGAAGTCGGAGGGTGCCGGCATGCAAACATTTGACTCCGCCCTTTATAGACTGGTTGTAGAAGGTGCTGTCAGTGTGGATGAGGCAATTAAGTATGCGGATTCTGTGAATAATCTAAGGCTACGAATAAAACTGCATTCAGACGATAGGGTTAAAGATAATCCTTCAGGTGATTGGGGCTTGATTGAGTGA